From a single Hippopotamus amphibius kiboko isolate mHipAmp2 chromosome X, mHipAmp2.hap2, whole genome shotgun sequence genomic region:
- the LOC130841334 gene encoding bublin coiled-coil protein-like: MSCPSRDLGLLVGAEGEDHSFQEAEYAAINSMLDQINSCLDHLEEKNDHHLACLQELLESNRLLHPELKQQLRMAHSNANP; the protein is encoded by the coding sequence ATGTCGTGCCCCAGCAGGGACCTGGGATTGCTGGTGGGGGCAGAAGGTGAGGACCACAGCTTCCAGGAAGCAGAATATGCTGCCATCAACTCCATGTTGGACCAGATCAACTCCTGCCTGGACCACCTAGAAGAGAAGAATGACCACCACCTTGCCTGCCTCCAGGAGCTGCTTGAATCCAACCGACTGTTGCACCCTGAGCTCAAGCAACAGCTCAGAATGGCCCACAGCAATGCCAATCCCTAG